One window of the Pseudofrankia sp. DC12 genome contains the following:
- a CDS encoding metalloregulator ArsR/SmtB family transcription factor gives MATPLYELKAQFFRSLAHPARIRVLELLRKGERSVGELVGDVGLEASHLSQQLGVLRRAGLVTTRKQGTTVYYALSTPLLADLLDQTRLILTGVLNEQAEILRDLLDAHR, from the coding sequence ATGGCCACCCCGCTCTACGAGCTCAAGGCCCAGTTCTTCCGCTCCCTCGCGCATCCGGCTCGTATCCGGGTGCTGGAGCTCCTGCGCAAGGGGGAACGTTCCGTCGGGGAGCTGGTCGGGGACGTCGGCCTCGAGGCGTCGCACCTGTCCCAGCAGCTGGGCGTGCTGCGCCGGGCCGGGCTCGTGACGACACGCAAGCAGGGCACGACCGTCTACTACGCGCTGTCGACGCCGCTGCTCGCCGACCTGCTCGACCAGACCCGCCTGATCCTCACCGGTGTCCTGAACGAGCAGGCGGAGATCCTGCGGGACCTGCTCGACGCCCATCGCTGA
- a CDS encoding DUF3073 family protein → MGRGRAKAKQTRVARELKYQSPNIDLDRLRADLGAVTDDGFGDQTDGVDGHAGWGDQYEDEEDEARASSY, encoded by the coding sequence ATGGGGCGGGGTCGGGCCAAGGCGAAGCAGACGAGGGTTGCCCGGGAGCTCAAGTACCAGTCGCCGAACATCGATCTCGACCGGCTGCGCGCCGACCTCGGGGCCGTGACGGACGACGGCTTCGGCGACCAGACGGACGGCGTGGACGGCCACGCCGGCTGGGGCGACCAGTACGAGGACGAGGAGGACGAGGCGCGAGCCTCGTCCTACTGA
- a CDS encoding DUF2237 domain-containing protein produces the protein MTDERNVLGGPLEPCGTDPMTGFSRDGCCTSGPEDLGSHTVCAVVTKEFLDHQREVGNDLSTPRPEWAFPGLRPGDRWCVVAARWLQAYRAGVAAPVVLASTNARALELVPLDALREHAVDVPADPRSLT, from the coding sequence GTGACGGACGAGCGCAACGTCCTCGGCGGCCCGCTGGAGCCGTGCGGGACTGACCCGATGACCGGTTTCTCCCGGGATGGCTGCTGCACCAGCGGGCCGGAGGATCTCGGTAGCCACACCGTCTGCGCCGTGGTCACCAAGGAGTTCCTGGATCATCAGCGCGAGGTCGGCAACGACCTGTCCACCCCGCGCCCCGAGTGGGCCTTCCCGGGGCTGCGGCCCGGCGACAGGTGGTGCGTTGTCGCCGCCCGCTGGCTGCAGGCCTACCGGGCCGGCGTCGCCGCCCCGGTGGTCCTCGCGTCCACGAACGCCCGCGCACTGGAGCTCGTCCCGCTCGACGCGCTGCGCGAGCACGCCGTCGACGTCCCAGCCGACCCCCGGTCGCTGACCTGA
- a CDS encoding cold shock domain-containing protein — protein MRTGRVLRFDQVRGYGFIAPTGGGEDIFLHANDLLVDKHVVTAGVTMEFEVEQGDRGPKATGARLVRSAPGAPTPATPAEDGAVREPGDEGEDFFYVPSTKEFSREVTEILLQTEPTLTGAQILAVRRGMTRLAEKNGWIEG, from the coding sequence GTGCGCACAGGCAGGGTGTTGAGGTTCGACCAGGTTCGGGGCTACGGGTTCATCGCGCCTACCGGCGGCGGGGAGGACATCTTTCTGCACGCCAATGACCTGCTGGTCGACAAGCACGTCGTGACGGCTGGCGTGACCATGGAGTTCGAGGTGGAGCAGGGTGACCGCGGGCCGAAGGCGACGGGCGCCCGGCTGGTGCGGTCCGCACCCGGTGCCCCCACGCCCGCCACGCCGGCCGAGGACGGTGCCGTGCGGGAGCCCGGCGACGAGGGTGAGGACTTCTTCTACGTCCCGTCGACGAAGGAGTTCTCCCGGGAGGTCACCGAGATCCTGCTGCAGACCGAGCCGACCCTGACCGGTGCCCAGATCCTCGCGGTGCGGCGCGGGATGACCCGCCTGGCCGAGAAGAACGGCTGGATCGAGGGCTGA
- a CDS encoding carboxylesterase family protein, which yields MTGVVETTAGKVAGRAEDNGTFAYLGVPYGGPTRGGGRFRPPPPPEPWAGVRDCTRWGARCKQSMLRLGARYGADDPSADRSAALRRSITLINLTGGGDQGPVSEDCLNLNVWTPGHDDARRPVMVWLHGGGFSSGSANNAVYAGDRLARRGDVVVVTVNHRLGVLGFLHLAETGGERWAGSGNAGLLDVTLALEWVRDNIARFGGDPGRVMVFGQSGGGAKVSTLLAMPAARGLLHRAAVQSGPALRAVTADRADRAAHALLRQLGLDPRHDADRLADVPSAALMTAAAKVILAGAGPGPLGFAPVLDGTTIPAHPGDPGPAPAGLDVPVLLGCTADEAAFMSAFHPRFGAFTMDDVLPGLRDAWGARTDERVELLRRLRPYWTPSFLRAWSQGLGFQTSTSLLADRRADGGAAPVHAYLLAWRTPVLDGILGAPHCLDLPLVFDNHDRARIGGAGPDVRRLVDEVAGAWVAFAREGDPNHLDLPDWPAYTTEDRSTMVFDRPTRLVEDPEPEIRAEFEPSPIFS from the coding sequence GTGACCGGCGTCGTGGAGACCACGGCCGGCAAGGTGGCCGGCCGGGCCGAGGACAACGGGACGTTCGCCTACCTGGGCGTTCCCTACGGGGGACCTACCCGCGGCGGGGGCCGGTTCCGGCCGCCGCCGCCGCCCGAGCCCTGGGCCGGGGTGCGTGACTGCACCCGCTGGGGTGCCCGCTGTAAGCAGTCGATGCTGCGGCTGGGGGCCCGCTACGGCGCTGACGACCCGAGCGCCGACCGGTCGGCCGCACTGCGGCGCAGCATCACCCTGATCAACCTGACCGGCGGCGGCGACCAGGGCCCGGTCAGCGAGGACTGCCTGAACCTCAACGTCTGGACGCCCGGCCACGACGACGCCCGCCGCCCGGTCATGGTCTGGCTGCACGGCGGCGGATTCTCCAGCGGCAGCGCGAACAACGCCGTGTACGCGGGGGACCGGCTGGCCAGGCGCGGCGACGTGGTCGTCGTGACCGTCAACCACCGGCTCGGCGTCCTCGGCTTCCTGCACCTCGCCGAGACGGGCGGCGAGCGGTGGGCCGGCTCCGGCAACGCCGGCCTGCTCGACGTCACGCTGGCGCTGGAATGGGTCCGCGACAACATCGCGCGGTTCGGCGGCGACCCCGGCCGGGTGATGGTCTTCGGCCAGTCGGGCGGTGGCGCGAAGGTCTCCACCCTGCTCGCGATGCCGGCGGCACGTGGGCTGCTGCACCGGGCGGCGGTCCAGAGCGGGCCTGCGCTGCGGGCCGTCACCGCCGACCGGGCCGACCGGGCCGCGCACGCCCTGCTGCGGCAGCTCGGCCTGGACCCCCGCCACGACGCGGACCGGCTGGCCGACGTGCCGAGCGCGGCGCTGATGACCGCGGCGGCGAAGGTCATCCTCGCGGGAGCCGGGCCCGGCCCGCTGGGGTTCGCCCCTGTCCTGGACGGGACGACGATCCCGGCGCACCCGGGTGACCCCGGCCCCGCGCCGGCTGGGCTCGACGTGCCGGTCCTGCTCGGCTGCACGGCGGACGAGGCGGCCTTCATGTCCGCCTTCCACCCGCGGTTCGGCGCGTTCACGATGGACGACGTCCTGCCGGGGCTGCGCGACGCCTGGGGCGCCCGGACCGACGAGCGGGTCGAGCTGCTGCGCCGGCTGCGGCCCTACTGGACGCCGTCGTTCCTGCGTGCCTGGAGCCAGGGCCTCGGCTTCCAGACCAGCACGTCCCTGCTAGCGGACCGCCGCGCCGACGGCGGCGCCGCGCCCGTCCACGCCTACCTGCTGGCCTGGCGCACCCCGGTGCTCGACGGCATCCTCGGCGCGCCGCACTGCCTGGACCTGCCGCTGGTCTTCGACAACCACGACCGAGCCCGGATCGGCGGCGCCGGCCCGGACGTGCGCCGCCTCGTGGACGAGGTCGCCGGGGCCTGGGTCGCGTTCGCCCGCGAGGGCGACCCGAACCACCTCGACCTGCCCGACTGGCCGGCCTACACGACCGAGGACCGCTCGACGATGGTCTTCGACCGGCCGACCCGGCTGGTCGAGGACCCGGAGCCGGAGATCCGGGCCGAGTTCGAGCCGTCGCCGATCTTCTCCTGA
- a CDS encoding malate dehydrogenase yields the protein MARTPVNVTVTGAAGQIGYALLFRIASGQLLGPDTPVKLRLLEIPQAVKAAEGTAMELADAAFPLLSGVDIFDDPVKAFAGANVALLVGARPRTAGMERGDLLQANGGIFKPQGAAINAGAADDIKVLVVGNPANTNALIAQTNAPDVPAERFTAMTRLDHNRALSQLGAKLGVGVADIRKLTIWGNHSATQYPDVFHAEVAGKPAADQVDEKWLADEFIPTVAKRGAAIIAARGASSAASAASAAIDHVHTWVNGTAAGDWTSMAIPSDGSYGVPAGLISSFPVVTKDGAYEIVQGLDLNEFSKTRIDASVAELAEERDAIRALGLV from the coding sequence ATGGCACGTACACCCGTCAACGTAACCGTAACTGGCGCCGCCGGGCAGATCGGATATGCGCTCCTTTTCCGGATCGCCTCCGGCCAGCTCCTCGGCCCGGACACCCCGGTCAAGCTGCGCCTTCTGGAGATCCCGCAGGCCGTCAAGGCCGCCGAGGGAACGGCGATGGAGCTCGCCGACGCGGCTTTCCCGCTGCTTTCCGGGGTGGACATCTTCGACGACCCGGTGAAGGCCTTCGCGGGCGCGAACGTCGCCCTGCTGGTGGGTGCGCGGCCGCGCACGGCGGGCATGGAGCGCGGTGACCTCCTGCAGGCCAACGGAGGCATCTTCAAGCCGCAGGGCGCGGCCATCAACGCCGGCGCGGCCGACGACATCAAGGTGCTCGTCGTCGGCAACCCGGCGAACACCAACGCGCTGATCGCCCAGACGAACGCCCCGGACGTCCCGGCGGAGCGGTTCACGGCGATGACCCGTCTCGACCACAACCGGGCGCTGTCCCAGCTGGGCGCCAAGCTCGGCGTCGGCGTCGCGGACATCAGGAAGCTCACCATCTGGGGCAACCACTCGGCGACCCAGTACCCGGACGTCTTCCACGCCGAGGTCGCCGGCAAGCCGGCCGCCGACCAGGTCGACGAGAAGTGGCTGGCCGACGAGTTCATCCCGACCGTGGCCAAGCGCGGTGCGGCGATCATCGCCGCGCGTGGCGCCTCGTCGGCCGCGTCGGCCGCCTCCGCCGCGATCGACCACGTCCACACCTGGGTGAACGGCACGGCCGCGGGCGACTGGACCTCGATGGCGATCCCGTCGGACGGCTCCTACGGCGTGCCGGCCGGCCTGATCTCGTCGTTCCCCGTCGTCACCAAGGACGGCGCGTACGAGATCGTCCAGGGCCTGGACCTCAACGAGTTCTCCAAGACCCGCATCGACGCCTCGGTGGCGGAGCTGGCCGAGGAGCGCGACGCGATCCGGGCGCTCGGCCTCGTCTGA